The Flavobacterium commune genome contains a region encoding:
- a CDS encoding branched-chain amino acid aminotransferase — MSTTQANKIEIIKAPNTKINEVDFDNLTFGSVFTDHLFECDYKNGEWQNPTIKPYAPFLMDPSSRVFHYGQTIFEGMKAYKDDNDAIWLFRPDENIKRFNSSAVRMAMPEVPEQLFMEGLNQLLKLDEAWIKKGLGNTLYIRPFMIATGFGVVANPSDEYKFMIILSPAKAYYSGEVKVLIAEHYSRAANGGIGAAKTGGNYAGQFYPTTLANQEGYQQVIWTDDATHTKLEEAGTMNVFFRINDTLITAPTSERILDGVTRKSLIDMAKREGINIEVRSILVDELIEGVKNGSLKEIFGAGTAAVVSPIKGFAYKDEYFELPKIENSIALQLKEKLTNIQHKLAEDTFGWTVKI; from the coding sequence ATGAGTACAACTCAAGCCAACAAAATTGAAATTATAAAAGCACCTAATACAAAAATTAACGAAGTAGATTTTGACAACTTAACCTTTGGTTCTGTATTCACTGATCATTTATTTGAATGTGATTATAAAAATGGAGAATGGCAAAACCCAACTATTAAACCTTATGCTCCATTCCTGATGGATCCTTCATCGAGAGTTTTTCATTACGGACAAACTATTTTTGAAGGAATGAAAGCCTACAAAGATGATAATGATGCTATTTGGCTTTTTAGACCTGATGAAAACATAAAACGTTTTAACAGTTCAGCCGTTAGAATGGCAATGCCTGAAGTTCCTGAACAATTATTCATGGAAGGTCTTAACCAATTATTGAAATTAGATGAAGCCTGGATTAAAAAAGGTTTAGGAAACACGCTTTACATCCGTCCTTTTATGATTGCGACTGGTTTTGGTGTTGTTGCTAATCCTTCTGACGAATATAAATTCATGATTATCTTATCTCCTGCAAAAGCTTATTATTCAGGAGAAGTTAAGGTACTTATTGCTGAGCACTACAGTAGAGCAGCTAATGGTGGTATTGGTGCTGCAAAAACCGGTGGTAACTACGCAGGACAATTCTATCCTACTACTTTAGCCAATCAGGAAGGTTACCAACAAGTTATCTGGACTGATGACGCAACGCATACCAAACTGGAAGAAGCCGGAACAATGAATGTGTTTTTTAGAATCAACGATACTTTGATTACTGCTCCTACAAGCGAAAGAATCTTAGACGGAGTTACCAGAAAAAGCCTTATTGACATGGCAAAAAGAGAAGGAATCAACATTGAAGTTCGTTCAATTCTTGTTGACGAATTAATTGAAGGAGTAAAAAATGGTAGCTTAAAAGAAATTTTCGGTGCAGGAACAGCTGCTGTAGTAAGCCCTATAAAAGGATTTGCATACAAAGACGAATATTTTGAATTACCTAAAATAGAAAATTCTATCGCATTGCAATTAAAAGAGAAATTAACAAACATCCAACACAAATT